The Acidobacteriota bacterium genomic sequence TTGACTTTCAAGACAGTATCTAAATTCAAGCGCCGCTAACGCGGCGAGCAAAGCCAGTAAATCCCTGTTTGTTTCGTGATCTCAAATGCCGCTTGTGAGAGCAGCCGGATTGCCTGGTGAAGTTACTGCGAATTGAAAATTTGCGCGATGGTCGCGGAATCCAGATTGCCGCCGCTGATGACGTTGACGATGGTTTTGCCCGCCAATTGTTCGCGCAACTTGAAGCTCGCCGCTGTTGCCGCTGCGCCTGCGCCTTCAACCAAGTTGTGCGTCGTGCGCCACAGCAAGCGAATCGCATCACGAATCTCGTCGTCGCTGACCAGCACGATTTCATCAACTCCATTTGGGCCATTGCAGATGATTTCCAGCGTGAAGTCCGAAGGTTGGCGTGTTGCCACGCCATCGGCGAAGGTGTCGGCGGTTTCTGTGTTGACGACTTTGCCCGCTTTCCACGACAGGTAATAACTCGGCGCAGCTTCAGCCTGAACGCCATAAATTTTCGTTTCGGGTGACAGCGCGCGAAACGCGGTAATCACGCCGCAAATGCCGCTGCCCATGCCGATGGGAACGAAGATAGCGTCGGCCTGCTTCCTCGCTTCTTGCAAGGCTTCGATAATTTCCAGCGCGTATGTGCCGACGCCATTCAGTAAATGTGGTTCATTGGCCGAATGGATGTAGCGCAAGTTTTCGGCTTCGGCCAGCCGAGCAACTTCCACGCGCGCTTCATCAAAATCACGCCCATATTCCACCAGCCGAGCGCCGTAGGCTTTCATCGCATCGTTCTTTTCCGGGTTGTTGCCGAACGGAACGACGATGGTTGCCGGAATCGAATAAATCTGCGCCGCCAACGCCACGGATTGCCCGTGATTGCCTCGCGTCGCGGTGATGACGCCGTTGTGAGTTTTCGCTGCCGCGAAGTGATGCATGAAATTCAATCCACCGCGGACTTTGAAGGCTCCGGTCGGCAAATGATTTTCATGCTTGAGGAATACACGCGCACCGAGTTCCGCATCCAGCAGCGGATAGCCCATCGTCGGCGTTGGTTTGAGCGTGCGGTAAACGACTTCGCGTGCTGCGCGAATGCGTTCCAGCGAAACGTCTTTAGTCAAAATCTCTATCGGTAAACTCATACAGTGGTTTCAGGGGATGGGAATCTCTATGTAATCGCCCGGTTGTAAACCGTCAATTATTTCAGCAATTTCTGTTGTGTGCTTCTTGATGCGAGGCTAACTTGTGGTCAGCAAAACGACGATGCTGATCTTTCGGTCAGTCAGGTTTTGCTGATAACGAATGTTTTGATCTGTCGTAATCAGGGCGTCAAAGCCTTCAACTTCAGCGCGACTGAGCAATTCTCCATTTCGGATGTTGCCCCAGCCTTTGGCGTAAGCCGTTTCTACAGAATGAAGTTTCAAAAATTGCCGAAGCGGGACGGGCGTTCCCTGATCAAATAGAAGTTTCATGGCTACGCCGCCAATCGTTCATCTTTTAAGCTGGTGATTGTGTGCTCGATGACTGCGTTCACCTGCTCTTTTGTGACGCCCGGAAACCAGGAAAGAAAATCGTCAACGCTCGCTCCGTCTTCCAGGTTTTCAAATAAAGCAGAAACTGGGACACGCGTCCCAAGGAAAACCCAGGCGCCGCTGACTTTTTCCGGGTCACGCTCTACGGCAGGACAGTAAGCCCAAAACATTGCAACTTCCTCCTCAAACTGAATTTGACAGTAATCCTAGTACGCATCCGATTCTGGCTCAATCAGCGGCCATGACCTCCGCTTTCAGTACGCTGAGCGGTTTGGCGGCTTTCCAGCCTGCAGGCAAATCGCCGCAATCTTCGCGCAGGAAATGTTGCTGGTTCGGGCGAATGGTTTCCAGCAGTTCTTTGCGCGATTTGGTCTTGAGCGGTTTGCCGACGTAAATCTTACCCATCTTGGCCATCAAACCTTCGGGCAGCGCGCCTGCGAAATTGAACAGCGGCCAGGTGAAGTTCGGGCCATTGATCTTGCGCAGCTTCCAGGCCCACAGCCCCAGCGCGCCCGTGCGCCAGGCAATCGGCCCCCACCAACTGTACAGTCCGTGGCGCAGATTGAATTTCCAGCACTTCATCAGCAATTGCCATTGCAGCGGTGACAGTTTTTCGGTTTTCTCCACGCCCATCTTGTCCTGCATGCGCGTGTCGTGCAGCGGCGTGAAGATCGAGGGCACCAGGAAAGCAAACAAGCCACGCCGTTCCATTTCGTACACCAGATCAAGCGTTGCCATCACGTCTTCGTCCTGCTCTTCGGGCGCGCCGACGATCAGCGTCATGACCGGAAACCAGTTGTTTTGGTTCAGCACGCGCAAGCCCTCCAGAATCACGCTCGGCCATTCGTCAATCGGGAAGGGAACGCCTTTGCTGGGCATGATCTTTTTGCCGATGCGAACCGAGCCAGTTTCCAAGCCGATCAGCGGCGCCAGGATTTTCTTTTTCGGATGCGAACTGAGCGTAGGCAAATGCAGCGGGCTTTTATCCAACAACATCTCCGACAGTTTTTGAATCAGAATCGGGTCAACCACCGCCGGAGCCATCGTGCAATGGCTCAGCACGTGCTGTTCGACACCGGGCGTATTGACGACGGAAGAATACAAATCCAGCAGGGCTTCGCGGTTGGGGAAGTAAAATGGCGTGTCGGTGTGAACCTGTCCCCAAATGAACATGTCTTCCGTGGCCAGACTGATTTGTTTGTTGCCGCCCTCAACGTTGGCGTGAACCGCCGTCATAATGTTGTCTTTGGGCATGTCAATTTGCGGGTTCAGATCGGGCACGCAAAATTGACAGCGGCGACCGCATCCGGTGGTCATTTCGACGACGCCGAACGTGGTGCGTTTGTTCGGAACCAGAAACGCGTCGCGCTCTTTTGGGTGAGCCACTTCGATTTCGCGAGGCACGTCTTCACCCTGGATGGCTTTGCGGAACAGCGCCATTGTGTCTTCGGATTCGGCGCGCCCTTCGACGACACAATCCACGCCGAGTTCTTCAAAGGTGTTGGTTTGCGTAATCTGCCATCCGCCGGACCCTCCGACCAGCACCTTGAAGTTTTCGCGATACGGCGAAGTCTTGATCTTTTCAAACATCAACCGCGCGTAATGCGAATTGATCGGCATCTTGGAGGTGCCAAAAATCGAAGTGTACACGCCCGCCGCAAAGGTTACGCCCAGTGGATTGTGCGTCGAAACGGCAATCACGCGCGTGTTTGGCCCAACGAATTTTTCCAGGTCGTCCGGGTAACAGCAGGCGATGTCTTCGGGGTTGTATTCGCGAAGCAACGCAGCTTCGACCAGACGAACTCCGGCGGGCATGTAGCGAGCCGAACCGTCGTCGTTGTATTCAACTTTGCGCCAGTTCGGGTATTTGCTGTTCATCACGCCTTCCATCCAGATCGGCATCGAAGCCATTCCCATCTGAATGAAGTATCCGGCGTGATCAATGGTTTCGGTCAGCGGAGCGGTCAACACAATCAGTTTGCCGCCGTCCGCTGGGGAAATGTGTGTGGAATGATTGCCATTTGAAGTTCCGTTGACAGTCGGGTGTCCATTGGGGATTGCAGACATAAAACGTTCTCCTGATAAAGCTAGGGGTTGAGGTGGTTCCGATCTCAATTCGAGATTGGAACCGGAGGTCAATGTTTAATCTAAAGTTCCGATATTGCCAGATTGAATTTTTCAACTTGGGAGCGCGGAGTTTATAGCAAAAATGGCGGTTGTGTAATGTCTGACCGTTCACGAAAAGCAAAAACTCACTTTCCATTGCGCGGAATAGGCTCTTCGCGAATCTGTTGCAGTTCAATCAGTATTTCTGCGCGATCCTTTTTGCGCTGGTCTTCCTTCTTGGTTTTGTCGTTCAAATAGCGCTGCCCTTTGATCTCAGAGTTTTGCAAACTGTCTGCTCAGCCTCGCAATTGGCGGGCGATGTTTTCCGCCAGGCCTTTCAAACTTGAAATTTGGGATTTGAGATTGGAAAACTACGGCAGGTGATCGAACAAATGCGGCATTGACCGAACTTCCCCGGCGGAACCGCGGGCGATGTAAATGAAGGTCAATAATTCCTGTGTTGTGCCCCGTTCAAAACCCTCGGCAATGTTGTTGGAAACAGACACCGCAGCGCATTCAATCTGGTCACGCATGCTGCCTTTTTGCCTTTGCAGGTTTCTTGTTCGGTTAAGGCATAAACTCCAACTGCGAATTTAATGGCTGCTTTCCAGACGGGTAGGTCTTCAAATCTTTCATAGGTCATTTGGCTTTTTCCTATGATGAGTTGTCTACTCCGAGGAAGTCGTTAGCCCTCGGCGAGAACAAAATTGGGGAAGTCTGCGAACACCCACTTGTTTTTCAGCGTTCGGTAGATCACCCCTAAAAACTTTCGCGCAGTCGCAATAATTGCTTTGCCC encodes the following:
- a CDS encoding threonine dehydratase — its product is MSLPIEILTKDVSLERIRAAREVVYRTLKPTPTMGYPLLDAELGARVFLKHENHLPTGAFKVRGGLNFMHHFAAAKTHNGVITATRGNHGQSVALAAQIYSIPATIVVPFGNNPEKNDAMKAYGARLVEYGRDFDEARVEVARLAEAENLRYIHSANEPHLLNGVGTYALEIIEALQEARKQADAIFVPIGMGSGICGVITAFRALSPETKIYGVQAEAAPSYYLSWKAGKVVNTETADTFADGVATRQPSDFTLEIICNGPNGVDEIVLVSDDEIRDAIRLLWRTTHNLVEGAGAAATAASFKLREQLAGKTIVNVISGGNLDSATIAQIFNSQ
- a CDS encoding DUF433 domain-containing protein, translated to MFWAYCPAVERDPEKVSGAWVFLGTRVPVSALFENLEDGASVDDFLSWFPGVTKEQVNAVIEHTITSLKDERLAA
- a CDS encoding B12-binding domain-containing radical SAM protein, giving the protein MSAIPNGHPTVNGTSNGNHSTHISPADGGKLIVLTAPLTETIDHAGYFIQMGMASMPIWMEGVMNSKYPNWRKVEYNDDGSARYMPAGVRLVEAALLREYNPEDIACCYPDDLEKFVGPNTRVIAVSTHNPLGVTFAAGVYTSIFGTSKMPINSHYARLMFEKIKTSPYRENFKVLVGGSGGWQITQTNTFEELGVDCVVEGRAESEDTMALFRKAIQGEDVPREIEVAHPKERDAFLVPNKRTTFGVVEMTTGCGRRCQFCVPDLNPQIDMPKDNIMTAVHANVEGGNKQISLATEDMFIWGQVHTDTPFYFPNREALLDLYSSVVNTPGVEQHVLSHCTMAPAVVDPILIQKLSEMLLDKSPLHLPTLSSHPKKKILAPLIGLETGSVRIGKKIMPSKGVPFPIDEWPSVILEGLRVLNQNNWFPVMTLIVGAPEEQDEDVMATLDLVYEMERRGLFAFLVPSIFTPLHDTRMQDKMGVEKTEKLSPLQWQLLMKCWKFNLRHGLYSWWGPIAWRTGALGLWAWKLRKINGPNFTWPLFNFAGALPEGLMAKMGKIYVGKPLKTKSRKELLETIRPNQQHFLREDCGDLPAGWKAAKPLSVLKAEVMAAD
- a CDS encoding four helix bundle protein; this encodes MRDQIECAAVSVSNNIAEGFERGTTQELLTFIYIARGSAGEVRSMPHLFDHLP